A genomic stretch from Bacteroidota bacterium includes:
- a CDS encoding class I SAM-dependent methyltransferase: MKRAIKAGLHKVGLLNFGERVYFNLKSASPSVLWRQLQVKDNRGADGYPLPPPNLMYDVIASRWQAVFLDSGQKVVDDMAAQLAQFGHPLQDFSSILDFGCGCGRLIRHVQKHTDAILTGSDYNASLIAWCQTHLSFASFSVNQLLPPFTFAPASFDFVYARSVFTHLPAETQEAWIAELRRVMRPGGVLYLTMHGDRVAGGLTENQRTAMQRGELVVLYSSRAGENLCTTYAGKAYVEEKLCTGFDLLGFIPGRDEDHLRQDIYLLKKQ, encoded by the coding sequence ATGAAAAGAGCCATCAAGGCGGGATTACACAAGGTAGGCCTGCTCAATTTTGGCGAACGCGTATACTTCAACCTGAAGTCTGCCAGCCCGTCTGTATTGTGGCGCCAATTGCAAGTCAAAGATAATCGGGGGGCCGACGGCTATCCCTTGCCGCCACCCAATCTCATGTATGATGTGATTGCATCGCGTTGGCAGGCTGTATTCCTGGATTCTGGGCAGAAGGTTGTTGATGACATGGCCGCGCAATTGGCGCAATTTGGACATCCTCTGCAGGACTTCTCATCCATTCTGGATTTTGGTTGCGGATGCGGCCGGCTTATCAGGCATGTGCAGAAGCACACGGACGCGATCCTGACAGGGTCTGACTACAACGCGTCGCTCATTGCGTGGTGCCAGACCCATCTTTCATTTGCCAGTTTCTCTGTGAACCAGCTATTGCCGCCTTTTACGTTTGCGCCGGCTTCCTTCGACTTTGTCTATGCCCGCTCCGTATTCACCCACCTTCCGGCAGAAACACAAGAGGCATGGATTGCTGAGTTACGCCGGGTGATGCGGCCGGGTGGTGTGCTTTATCTGACCATGCATGGGGACCGCGTTGCCGGGGGACTGACAGAAAACCAGCGTACTGCAATGCAGCGCGGAGAACTGGTGGTGTTGTATTCGTCTCGTGCGGGCGAAAACCTTTGCACCACCTATGCCGGCAAGGCGTATGTCGAAGAAAAGCTGTGTACCGGATTTGATTTGCTTGGCTTTATTCCGGGCCGTGATGAAGACCACCTCCGACAAGACATCTATTTACTGAAAAAACAGTAA